In the Candidatus Methylomirabilota bacterium genome, GCTCTGGGAGTAAGCCGCAAGACCTTGTCCGCCATTCTGAATGGCCGTGCCGGAGTCAGCCCCGAGATGGCGGTCCGTCTTTCCATTGCCTTTGGAACGTCCTCCGAGAGTTGGCTCAATCAGCAAACGCAGCACGACCTCTGGCACGCTGAGCAGCGTCGAAAGAAACTTCGGGTTGCTAAGCTTGCGCCGGCGTAGAAAACGCCCAACAACCCGCTTCAGCGGACCGGGGCTCGCGTTGCTTGCCCCGCCCGCTGAGCGGTGCGTTATGCGCACCGCGAGAGATCGAGGGGTGGAGGATTTAGAGGGCAGCAACCCTTCGACGTCGCCCCCAGGAATTCTGACTGCCCTGGTTGATTGGGGGTACGATCGAGGTCCATTCTCGATGCCACCGCTTCCCATCCTGGCGGAGGAGGTCTCCATGAGCGACCGACGAGAGAGCTTGAGCCGGCGCGAATTCGTGTGTGGGCTGGCCCTGGCGGGCACGGCGGGGCTCCACGGACTCCGGCCGGAGCCTGTCGCTGCCGAGCCGCCGCCCGAGACGGCGAGACTCAGGCTGATCAAGATCCCCAGCGTCTGTCAGGCCCCGCAGTACGTCGCCGGCGAGTTGCTGCAGGCTGAGGGGTTCACCGACGTCCAGTA is a window encoding:
- a CDS encoding HigA family addiction module antitoxin; its protein translation is MRMHNPPHPGEIIRTLCLEPLGLTVTQAAEALGVSRKTLSAILNGRAGVSPEMAVRLSIAFGTSSESWLNQQTQHDLWHAEQRRKKLRVAKLAPA